GGCCGCGCACCTTGACCCTGGCGGCCCGACTGACGACGCTGGAGAGCCCCGCCCAGCTCGCCGAGCGCCTACCCAAGGCGCTGATCCACCGCAACGTCCCCGGTGAGCGCATCCACGACCTGATCCGCGCCCTCGACGACGCCTGGCAGTCGTCCGCCGCCTACGCCCCCTTCGGCCCCCGCCACCGCTGGGTGGAGGCGGTCCACGCCGTCCGCGCCGCCGGCTGGCCCGTCCAGGATCGCCCCCGCCGCTGGCGCCACGGCGAACTCACCCTCCCCTGGCCCGCGGTGGCCCCCACCCCGGGTTGATCAGGAGGTCGGCGGCGCTGTCGGTGTCGACCTCGCATCGCGCCGCCAACTCGATGCTCACCGCAGCAGGGGTCCCGGGTCCACGCCCTTTGACCGGCGGCCTGCGAGGTGCCCCGGATCTGCTCCGGCAGGCAGGTCCTCGCTGCACACCGTCGCGACGATGCAATCACTCAAGGTGACGCTGACGCAGCGTCACCGCACGACCTTGGATCAGCTCGCGGGAGGAAATCAAAAACCCCTTAAAGGGTACGAAACTCTCACCTGGCCGGAGCCGACCGTCCCTTCTTCTCTCCCTTTGCTCTGCAGCCACCGACGCATTAGTTACAGAGCGTCCCCTGATGCGTCCATGGCTGCAAAGCAAAGGGCAGCGGCGAGGGGTTGCCGGGCGGGCAGGCGATCACCCTGAGTCAGGTCCCGAACAGCGGCGTCGGGTGGGTCAGACGGTGCAGTTGACGAGGACGGGTTCGGGGTGGAGGGTGACGCCGAAACGGTCGTGGACGCCGTCGCGGATCTCGCGGGCCAGGGCGACCAGAGCGGCCGTGCTGGCCCGGCCGGTGTGGTTGGTGAGGGCGAGGGTGTGCTTGCTGGAGATGGCGACGCCCTCGGGGCCGGGGTGGCCCTTGGCGAAGCCGGCCTTGTCGATCAGCCAGGCGGCGCTGATCTTCACCAGGTCACCGGCCCCGGGCCAGGACGGCGGCTCACCGAGGTCGGCCGCGCGTTCCCGGAGCAACTGGTAGGCCTCGCGGTCGAGCACCGGGTTGGTGAAGAACGAGCCGACCGACCAGGTGTCCGGGTCGCTGTCGTCGAGCACCATGCCCTTGCCGGCGCGCAGCCGCAGCACGGTGGCCCGGGCGTCGGCCAGCGGCACCCGGTCGCCCACCTCGACGCCGAGCGCGCGGGCCAGTTCGGCGTAGCGGACCGGGCCGGAGAGCGGGGAGCGGGTCAGCCGGAAGTCGACCGAGAGCACGACCCACCGGTCGCTGTACTTGAAGATGCTGCCCCGGTACGCGAACCCGCAGTCCGCCGCGTCGATCCGGCCGACGCCGCCCTCGGTGCGGTCGTAAACCTGCACGCCGGTGATGGTCTCGGCGACCTCCTGGCCGTAGGCCCCGACGTTCTGGATCGGGGTGGCGCCGGCCGAGCCGGGGATGCCGGAGAGGCACTCCAGTCCGGACCAGCCGTTGGCGACGGTGGCGGCGACGAAGTCGTCCCAGGGCTCGCCGGCCTCGACCCGTACGGTGACGGTGTCGGCCTCCTCGGCGACCACCCGCAGCCCCCGGGAGCGCACCAGCACGACGGTGCCGGGGAAGCCCTGGTCGCCGACCACCACGTTGCTGCCACCCGCGAGGATCAGGACCGGGTCGTCCCGCCGTTCCGCTTCCTGCACCTTATGTACGATTTCCTCGGCACTGGTGGCGGTCGCCAACCGACCGGCGGTGCCACCGAGGCGGAGCGTGGTGTATCTCGCCAGGATGGCCGGGTCGGTCGGTTCGGCTCCGGTCGTCGGTTCGGCGTAGACGTCTGACACGCCTTTCACCCTAGGCTGAGGGGTAGCCGCGGCACCCACTGGTGGCCCGGTCACCCCCGGGAGGATTGCGATGAGCAGACTGCACGGCACGAAGGACTTCTGGATCGGCGCGCTGCGGACCGAGGGCCCCGCCTTCGCCGCCGCGGTCGCCGAGGCGCCGCCGGAGACACCCGTGCTGTCCTGTCCCGGCTGGACCGTCGCCGACCTCGCCACCCACCTCGCCGGTGTCTACGCCTGGGTCCGGGGCGTCGCGGGCTCCGGCACGACGGTGGCGCCGGAGCGCCGCCAGCACCCCGACGCGCCCGCCGGGCTCAGCCCCGCCGAGTGGTACCGGCAGGAGTACGACCAGCTCGTCGCGGTGCTGGAGGGACTCGACCCGGAGGCGCCGGCCTGGAACTGGGCGCCGCAACCGAAGAAGGCGGGCTTCTGGCCGCGCCGGGTGGCGCACGAGACGGCCGTGCACCGGTGGGACGCCCAGCTCGCCATCGCGGCCGGCGAGCCGATCGAGGCCAAGCTCGCCGCCGACGGGGTGAGCGAGGTGCTGGACACCTGGCTGCCGGCCGGGCGGCGCAAGGCGTCCGGCCAGTGGCACGGCGTGGTGCAGCTGAGCGCGACCGACGCCGCGCAGGAGTGGTACCTGCGGCTGCGCGGCGAGGGAATGGCCCTGCTGGACACCGCCACCCTCCTCGACCACGACGACCACCACGCCCGGGCGCAGGTCAGCGGCACCGCCAGCGACCTGCTGCTGGCGCTCTGGGGTCGGGTCAGTTTCGACACGCTCGGCGTGAGCGGCGACCCGCGCCTGCTGGACGGTCTGCGGGTGGGCTGACCCGACCGGGCGGGTCCCCGCCCACCGCGAGCACCACGAGGAGTGGCCTTCCCCCGTCGGAAGGCCACTCCTCGTCGTTGTCGGCGCGCTCCGGGACCCCTTTGGTAACGGTCTGAGAGCGCTCTCTTGACAGAAATTGAGACAGGGACCACCCTTTCGTGAGAGCGCTCTCTGAGTCAAGCGAAACACCTCCACCACCCGTACGACCTGAGGGGTCAGATAAGAGATGGCTACCTTCACGCGCCGCCGCCTGGCGGCGGTGGCCCTCGTTGCCACCACCGCACTGCTCGGCACCGCCGCCTGTGGTGGCGGCGACGACGACAAGTCCGCCGCCGGCGGGCCGGTCACCCTGACCGTCGACGTCTTCGGCCAGTTCGGCTACGACGACCTGTACAAGGAGTACATGGCCAGCCACCCCAACGTGAAGATCGTTGAGCGGGGCACCGGCAGCAACCTGGACGAGTACTCGCCGAAGCTGACCCAGTGGCTGGCGGCGGGCAAGGGCGCCGGCGACATCGTCGCCATCGAGGAAGGCCTGCTGGTCGAGTACAAGGCCAACCCGCAGAACTTCGTCAACCTGCTGGACCACGGCGCGGCCGACCTGAAGGGCAACTTCCTCGACTGGAAGTGGAACCAGGGCCTCACCGCCGACGGCAAGCAGCTGATCGGTCTCGGCACCGACGTCGGCGGCATGGCCATGTGCTACCGCAAGGACCTCTTCGCCAAGGCCGGCCTGCCGACCGACCGGGACGCCGTCTCCAAGCTCTGGCCCACCTGGCAGGACTACATCAAGGTCGGCGAGCAGTACAAGGCGAAGAACACCGGCACCGCGTTCCTCGACGGCGCGACCAACACCTTCAACACCATCCTGCTCCAGGCCGCCGGCAACAGCACCGGCTACAGCTACTACGACACCAGCAACAACCTGGTCGTGGACAGCAACCCGGCCGTCAAGCAGGCGTACGACACCACGCTGGACATCATCGACTCCGGCCTCTCCGGCAAGTACGGCTCCTGGTCCGAGGAGTGGGTGTCGGCGTTCAAGCAATCGAAGTTCGCCACCATCGCCTGCCCGGCCTGGATGACCGGTGTCATCGAGGGCAACGCCGGCCCGTCCGCCAAGGGCAAGTGGGACATCGCCAAGATCCCCGGCAACGGGGGCAACTGGGGCGGCTCGTTCCTCGCCGTGCCGAAGCAGGGCAAGCACCAGGCCGAGGCGATCGAGCTGGCCAAGTTCCTGACCAGCGCCAAGGGCCAGATCGGCGCCTTCAAGGCCAAGGGCCCGCTGCCGTCCTCGCCGCAGGCGCTGGAGGACCCGGCGATCGTCGCCTCCACCAACGAGTACTTCTCCGGCGCCTCCGTCGGCAAGATCTTCGCCGAGGGTGCCAAGAGCCTGAAGCCGGTCTACATGGGCCCGAAGAACCAGGCCGTCCGTACCGAGGTGGAGAACGCGGTCCGCACCGTCGAGCTGGGGCAGCGCAGCCCTGAGCAGGGCTGGACCGACGCGGTCAACAACGCCAAGAAGGCCGCCGCCAAGTAGTCCGAGAAGCCAGCGTGCGGGCGGGCCCCGGCAACGGGGTACCGCCCGCACGGCGGAAAGGAGTCACGGGCCATGGCCGTCCAGCTCGACGCCCGGCCGCCGGTCGCACCGGCGCACCGCACCCCCCGCCCCTCCCGGGTCGTCCGGCTCAGCCGGTTCGACACCCGGTACTCGCCGTACCTCTACATCGCCCCGTTCTTCCTGCTCTTCGGGGTGTTCGGGATCTACCCGCTGATCTACACGTTCTGGGTCTCGCTGCACGACTGGGACCTGCTCGGCGCCGAACACCCCTTCATCGGGTTCGACAACTACACCCAGCTGCTGGCCGACCCGGACTTCTGGCACTCGGTCGTCAACACCCTCGGCATCTTCGTCATCTCCACCGTCCCGCAGCTGCTCCTCGCGCTCTGGCTGGCCAACCTGCTCAACCGCCAGCTCCGGGCCCGGACCACCTGGCGGATGGCGGTGCTGATCCCGAACGTCACCTCGACCGCCGCCGTCGCAATCGTCTTCGCGGTGCTCTTCGGTCGCGAGTTCGGAATGATCAACTGGCTGCTGGACCACGTCGGCATCGCCGCGATCGACTGGAAGGCGAACCGGCTCGCCGCCTGGACCGCCATCTCGACCATGGTCGACTGGCGATGGACCGGCTACAACGCGCTGATCTTCCTGGCCGCGATGCAGTCCATCCCCCGCGACCTGTACGAGTCCGCCTCGATCGACGGTGCGAGCCGGTCGCGGCAGTTCTGGTCGATCACCGTGCCGCTGCTCAAGCCGACGATCGTCTTCGCGGTGATCATCTCCACCATCGGCGGGCTCCAGCTCTTCACCGAGCCCCGCCTCTTCAACTCCGGCACCAACGCGATCCGC
The Micromonospora sp. R77 DNA segment above includes these coding regions:
- a CDS encoding UDP-N-acetylmuramate dehydrogenase, coding for MSDVYAEPTTGAEPTDPAILARYTTLRLGGTAGRLATATSAEEIVHKVQEAERRDDPVLILAGGSNVVVGDQGFPGTVVLVRSRGLRVVAEEADTVTVRVEAGEPWDDFVAATVANGWSGLECLSGIPGSAGATPIQNVGAYGQEVAETITGVQVYDRTEGGVGRIDAADCGFAYRGSIFKYSDRWVVLSVDFRLTRSPLSGPVRYAELARALGVEVGDRVPLADARATVLRLRAGKGMVLDDSDPDTWSVGSFFTNPVLDREAYQLLRERAADLGEPPSWPGAGDLVKISAAWLIDKAGFAKGHPGPEGVAISSKHTLALTNHTGRASTAALVALAREIRDGVHDRFGVTLHPEPVLVNCTV
- a CDS encoding maleylpyruvate isomerase family mycothiol-dependent enzyme, which gives rise to MSRLHGTKDFWIGALRTEGPAFAAAVAEAPPETPVLSCPGWTVADLATHLAGVYAWVRGVAGSGTTVAPERRQHPDAPAGLSPAEWYRQEYDQLVAVLEGLDPEAPAWNWAPQPKKAGFWPRRVAHETAVHRWDAQLAIAAGEPIEAKLAADGVSEVLDTWLPAGRRKASGQWHGVVQLSATDAAQEWYLRLRGEGMALLDTATLLDHDDHHARAQVSGTASDLLLALWGRVSFDTLGVSGDPRLLDGLRVG
- a CDS encoding ABC transporter substrate-binding protein, whose protein sequence is MATFTRRRLAAVALVATTALLGTAACGGGDDDKSAAGGPVTLTVDVFGQFGYDDLYKEYMASHPNVKIVERGTGSNLDEYSPKLTQWLAAGKGAGDIVAIEEGLLVEYKANPQNFVNLLDHGAADLKGNFLDWKWNQGLTADGKQLIGLGTDVGGMAMCYRKDLFAKAGLPTDRDAVSKLWPTWQDYIKVGEQYKAKNTGTAFLDGATNTFNTILLQAAGNSTGYSYYDTSNNLVVDSNPAVKQAYDTTLDIIDSGLSGKYGSWSEEWVSAFKQSKFATIACPAWMTGVIEGNAGPSAKGKWDIAKIPGNGGNWGGSFLAVPKQGKHQAEAIELAKFLTSAKGQIGAFKAKGPLPSSPQALEDPAIVASTNEYFSGASVGKIFAEGAKSLKPVYMGPKNQAVRTEVENAVRTVELGQRSPEQGWTDAVNNAKKAAAK
- a CDS encoding carbohydrate ABC transporter permease, with protein sequence MAVQLDARPPVAPAHRTPRPSRVVRLSRFDTRYSPYLYIAPFFLLFGVFGIYPLIYTFWVSLHDWDLLGAEHPFIGFDNYTQLLADPDFWHSVVNTLGIFVISTVPQLLLALWLANLLNRQLRARTTWRMAVLIPNVTSTAAVAIVFAVLFGREFGMINWLLDHVGIAAIDWKANRLAAWTAISTMVDWRWTGYNALIFLAAMQSIPRDLYESASIDGASRSRQFWSITVPLLKPTIVFAVIISTIGGLQLFTEPRLFNSGTNAIRGGPLRESQTVTMYMFENAFAPHYNFGYGSAIAWLLFALIAVVAAINVLLLRRLGGGVKGEN